In the genome of Hallerella porci, one region contains:
- a CDS encoding HD domain-containing phosphohydrolase, translated as MADKVLIIDDMELNRDMLSVILEGEYEIEVAEDGDLGIQKLKVNKDEIVGVLLDLNMPNKNGYDVLSFMQQEKMIDRIPVLIISAESSSEAENRCLSMGVSDFIRKPFDSATVQRRVRNVVELFLHRNALESKVTSQMRTLQRQNELLEAQALKLRENNEKIIDVLGEIVEGRSLESGQHIKCVKGFTEILAKWVAKIYPEYHLTPEKIRIIVAASALHDIGKIAIADNVLLKPGKLTIEEFEYMKTHTTRGCEMLERITNVWDEVYSKASYEICRHHHERYDGRGYPDGLKGEEIPISAQLVSIADVYDALVSKRVYKGAFSKDEAFQMIMKGDCGIFNPKLLECFHEAKAEFEALADKSHQAEKVA; from the coding sequence TCAAAAATTAAAAGTGAATAAAGACGAAATCGTCGGCGTTTTACTCGATTTAAATATGCCAAATAAAAACGGCTACGATGTTCTTTCGTTTATGCAGCAAGAAAAAATGATTGACCGCATTCCGGTTTTAATCATTAGCGCCGAATCGTCGAGCGAAGCCGAAAATCGTTGCCTTTCGATGGGCGTCTCGGACTTTATCCGCAAACCCTTTGACTCGGCGACGGTGCAGCGCCGCGTCCGCAATGTCGTTGAACTTTTCTTGCATCGTAATGCGCTCGAAAGCAAAGTCACAAGTCAAATGCGCACGTTGCAGCGTCAAAATGAATTGCTCGAAGCGCAAGCGCTTAAACTCCGCGAAAATAACGAAAAAATTATCGATGTCTTAGGTGAAATCGTCGAAGGCCGCAGCCTCGAAAGCGGACAACACATTAAATGCGTCAAAGGATTCACCGAAATTTTAGCGAAATGGGTCGCAAAAATTTATCCGGAATATCATCTCACTCCCGAAAAAATTCGGATTATCGTCGCCGCAAGTGCGTTACACGACATTGGAAAAATTGCGATTGCCGATAACGTTTTGCTCAAACCGGGAAAACTCACCATCGAAGAATTTGAGTATATGAAAACGCATACAACTCGCGGTTGTGAAATGCTCGAACGCATTACCAATGTATGGGATGAAGTTTACAGCAAAGCGAGCTATGAAATTTGTCGTCATCATCACGAACGCTATGACGGTCGCGGTTATCCCGATGGACTCAAAGGCGAAGAAATTCCGATTTCGGCGCAGCTCGTTTCTATCGCAGACGTTTACGACGCTCTCGTTTCGAAGCGCGTTTACAAAGGCGCATTCAGCAAAGATGAAGCGTTCCAGATGATTATGAAAGGCGACTGCGGCATTTTCAATCCAAAACTTTTGGAATGTTTCCACGAAGCCAAAGCAGAATTCGAAGCGCTTGCGGATAAATCGCATCAAGCAGAAAAAGTGGCTTAA
- a CDS encoding Hpt domain-containing protein: MNVKECYAELNADYEGTVKRLMNEALVKRFALKFLEDPSFSIIEEGYAKQDAEQAFRGAHTLKGICLNLGFTQLQEVSSNLTEALCGRSFEGSQELFEKTKIEYERVKEILKKLA, encoded by the coding sequence ATGAATGTCAAAGAATGCTATGCAGAATTAAACGCCGATTATGAAGGCACCGTGAAGCGTCTCATGAACGAAGCGTTGGTAAAACGTTTTGCTCTCAAATTTTTAGAGGATCCGAGCTTCTCCATTATCGAAGAAGGTTATGCAAAACAAGACGCTGAACAAGCGTTTCGTGGCGCGCATACATTAAAAGGCATCTGCTTAAATTTAGGCTTTACGCAACTGCAAGAAGTGAGCAGCAATCTCACCGAAGCATTATGCGGAAGATCTTTCGAAGGTTCGCAAGAACTTTTTGAAAAAACAAAAATCGAATACGAGCGCGTCAAAGAAATCCTCAAAAAATTAGCGTAG